One genomic window of Haliotis asinina isolate JCU_RB_2024 chromosome 4, JCU_Hal_asi_v2, whole genome shotgun sequence includes the following:
- the LOC137280984 gene encoding uncharacterized protein, which produces MDAARANRRWCHVTTDGQLVNSSPDTRDVGQNRLQVYPGTCSSPILLPPSSSILTPLPATPRYWETEIRVRVGRGRVFPPALEIGLTEAGQVDSGVCVSHQRRSWCVSVWSCDRHLGSVCTSVWREGERGKCHQNTMSLTPSTQATLHYGVVLDVGRGRVAFIDLDMQDGLGKYDETFREPLVPMFSVCSPYSGDTTSMSLISGEDINMTDTKMALIYQALK; this is translated from the coding sequence ATGGACGCGGCTCGGGCCAACAGAAGATGGTGCCACGTAACTACAGACGGTCAGCTGGTTAACTCGTCGCCCGACACACGGGATGTGGGACAGAACAGGCTACAGGTGTACCCGGGGACCTGTAGCTCCCCCATCCTCCTTCCTCCATCCTCCTCCATCCTCACACCGCTACCCGCCACCCCCAGATACTGGGAGACAGAAATCAGGGTGAGGGTGGGGCGTGGTAGGGTGTTCCCGCCAGCCCTGGAGATAGGACTCACTGAGGCAGGACAGGTGGATAGTGGCGTGTGTGTTTCTCACCAGCGCCGCTCCTGGTGTGTCTCTGTATGGAGCTGTGACCGACATCTGGGGAGTGTCTGTACCTCGGTGTGGAGGGAGGGGGAGCGGGGCAAGTGTCACCAGAACACCATGTCCCTCACTCCCAGCACACAGGCCACCCTCCACTATGGTGTTGTACTGGATGTGGGGAGGGGACGAGTGGCGTTCATTGACTTGGACATGCAGGATGGTCTAGGGAAATATGATGAAACATTCCGTGAGCCACTCGTCCCCATGTTTAGTGTTTGTTCGCCGTATTCTGGCGACACTACGTCCATGAGTCTGATCAGCGGAGAGGACATCAACATGACTGACACAAAGATGGCTCTCATCTACCAAGCGCTGAAATAG
- the LOC137281642 gene encoding uncharacterized protein yields MKMWKLRNQIATEKENVFTLATNDFFRPDLKQIGNSIFEIKKYFLAEGGRTITPSKFEDSLSEVKDCLSGLVENHAFFLDQHPKDDKGTDKNYPKTEPCFMFLSETLSFALDFATSPRPNIATCDVFIAFPTMPTMVLSIVDADEDSEEALAYNTSVARGVRDKLVRFMDEDVNSIHGVISISTLKNNVAFNTRLKVLATDSFRFVPEHSLLMNIRRYDRVLTAFWAGVAETKSVLKEVTGDTDVNYLRFLTKEQCIILVENINSKDVEVKCMPGSGGTTLMLEVARRLNRLGNTLLVSTSRQERNRLRSVCPSAVSSNDLSSLDLSPFVNIVDETNSVPPETRYHRWKFTRYLTDMKQLEYKTWMLEKEIDRMEKFLDVFTKDMWRRRMKYLLGDIDVLILLSEKIKRNVIVHQAENSPQMKPHLPPTGSFSFENVDTTEQETQLSLWQERVEQERSVFPLLRSVMMKDRTSLIYQDVKMAFLKKVSGSRGEEKRQESSQRCWKQQTTVGASPDDMSIEAKDGGEQQITDVVDEQDTYGVGDQNIDGMQDIESLNEELDSLMLNRDDRRRQLDRLQTDCWTLGKFEWQNSVDYLMRYPEVLSLFNVELPGMDSVISSHREYKDESNLPRGIKHRPRTVFTKDTKQKLSDVTSKLVEVNREDGYTAEGGCHGSSRCTGLIHQLRRYQHGSLKESDLTALTLKVMRERAATR; encoded by the exons ATGAAAATGTGGAAGCTGCGG AATCAAATCGCAACAGAAAAAGAGAATGTCTTTACCCTGGCAACGAATGACTTTTTTCGACCTGACCTGAAGCAAATTGGAAACAGCATTTTTGAGATCAAGAAGTACTTCCTTGCCGAAG GAGGTCGAACGATAACACCATCAAAGTTTGAAGACTCTTTATCAGAAGTGAAAGACTGTCTCTCAGGACTTGTAGAAAACCATGCGTTTTTCTTGGATCAGCATCCCAAAGATGATAAAGGAACAGACAAGAACTATCCAAAGACTGAACCATGTTTCATGTTCTTATCAGAAACTTTATCATTTGCTCTGGATTTTGCGACATCGCCCCGTCCAAACATTGCCACCTGTGATGTGTTCATTGCCTTCCCTACCATGCCAACCATGGTCCTTTCAATCGTTGATGCAGACGAAGACTCAGAGGAAGCACTGGCTTACAACACGTCGGTGGCAAGAGGTGTCAGAGACAAACTTGTCAGATTCATGGATGAAGATGTGAACTCGATACATGGCGTGATCAGCATATCAACTCTCAAAAATAATGTTGCTTTCAATACTCGCCTGAAGGTTTTGGCAACCGACTCCTTCCGTTTCGTTCCAGAGCATTCATTGCTAATGAATATAAGGAGATATGATAGAGTCCTGACAGCTTTCTGGGCTGGTGTTGCAGAAACGAAGTCTGTGCTAAAAGAAGTAACTGGAGACACCGATGTCAACTATCTCAGATTTCTCACTAAAGAACAATGTATCATTCTGGTGGAGAACATCAACAGTAAGGACGTGGAGGTCAAGTGTATGCCCGGTAGTGGAGGCACGACCCTGATGCTGGAGGTGGCCAGGAGACTGAACAGACTGGGGAACACTCTACTTGTCTCTACGTCACGACAGGAGAGAAACAGACTCAG GTCCGTCTGTCCATCAGCGGTGTCATCGAATGACCTCAGCAGTCTGGATCTGTCCCCGTTCGTGAATATTGTTGATGAAACAAACAGTGTCCCACCTGAGACCAGATATCATCGTTGGAAGTTTACAAGAT ATCTAACGGATATGAAGCAGCTCGAGTACAAAACGTGGATGCTCGAGAAG GAGATTGACAGAATGGAGAAATTCCTTGATGTTTTTACCAAAG ATATGTGGAGACGAAGGATGAAATATCTTCTGGGAGACATTGATGTGCTCATACTGCTGTCTGAAAAGATCAAGCGAAATGTTATT GTTCACCAAGCAGAGAACAGTCCACAGATGAAGCCACATCTTCCTCCTACAGGAT CATTTTCGTTTGAAAACGTAGACACGACTGAACAAGAAACACAACTGAGTTTATGGCAAGAAAGAGTGGAACAAGAAAGGAGTGTTTTCCCTCTTTTACGTTCG GTAATGATGAAGGATAGAACCAGTCTCATCTATCAAGACGTTAAAATGGCATTCCTCAAGAAAG TTTCAGGATCCAGAGGAGAGGAGAAACGACAAGAGTCGTCACAGAGGTGTTGGAAACAGCAGACCACAGTAGGAGCATCTCCGGACGACATGTCCATTGAAGCTAAAGATGGAGGGGAGCAACAGATTACTGATGTCGTGGATGAACAGGATACTTATGGTGTAGGAGACCAGAACATAGATG GTATGCAAGACATTGAATCTCTAAATGAAGAATTGGACAGTTTAATGTTG AACAGAGATGACAGGAGAAGACAACTCGACAGACTCCAAACTGACTGTTGGACACTCGGCAAAT TTGAATGGCAGAATTCTGTTGACTACTTGATGCGATACCCGGAAGTTCTATCCCTGTTTAACGTGGAGCTACCAGGAATGGACAGTGTAATTAGTTCCCATCGAGAATACAAGGATGAAAGCAACTTGCCACGAGGAATTAAACATAGACCGAGGACAGTCTTCACGAAAGACACGAAGCAAAAG TTGTCTGACGTAACATCCAAACTGGTTGAGGTGAACAGGGAAGATGGGTACACTGCAGAAG GTGGATGCCACGGCTCCTCCAGATGTACAGGTCTGATTCATCAGTTGAGGAGGTACCAGCACGGCTCCCTGAAGGAAAGTGATTTAACTGCATTAACACTGAAG GTGATGAGAGAACGAGCAGCAACTCGCTGA